One genomic region from Torulaspora delbrueckii CBS 1146 chromosome 4, complete genome encodes:
- the SMC3 gene encoding cohesin subunit SMC3 (similar to Saccharomyces cerevisiae SMC3 (YJL074C); ancestral locus Anc_1.295) gives MYIRRVIIKGFKTYRNETVIDDFSPHHNIVIGSNGSGKSNFFAAIRFVLSGDYSNLKREERQGLIHQGSGSVMSASVEIVFHDPDHRIILPSGVAPRSNDEVLVRRTVGLKKDDYQLNDRNVTKGDVVRMLESAGFSMNNPYNIVPQGRIIALTNAKDKERLQLLEDVVGAKSFEVKLRASLKKMEQTEQKRAQIVKEMEELNDKLSEMEEERKELEVFNNLERNRKAFQFTLYDRELNDVINQIEKMDDVYNVTLHSSHDYITELDKREDMVEQINKNLQNLESSIKIKETAELSQARSKHNELSNAIANLNVKIRDLQRQVVSYDEQSDLNRKNLAIINEAIEAKQAQLAKISPRFESLSKEEVSYKLELAGLQEKQRDLLLMKGKYSHFQTVEERNEWIEGELRSLNETLANTTHLKSQIDNERNELHEKLNATEEQIQELEDSVRGPGVVAEIEDIEKKVNDLKAEYVEKINERKELWRSEQKLQTISETLLDTVKNSERSVSETMAKSLANGIASVREITEKLRLPEGRVFGTLGELIKVNEKYKMCAEVVGGNSLFHIVVDTDETASLMIQELYRMRGGRVTFMPLNRIYNDPNITYPPNAQSSCTPLIKKIKFDAQFESVVKNVFGKTIVVRDLAAGSKIAKHYKLDAITLDGDRADKSGLLTGGYHEHHKKTRLESLKDLKNARTQYKKTSDELEQIRQKIHTADAEIDSMNGQIRVASNKRETILTNVDGFRTKLNNKLSEKLFLEESAKSLELKREKAETSIKVVQAKIDSYTLDLTSEFETQISAQKQKELNDLEITLQKVQKNLNTTTEALQGITTKIDSLTAELNSKLLPQKSELQASKHQDGDVLVADLKSDLELMISDKQGLEKQFESSGKEVDELQTELEGLKAEKGKNESLLEKANSQQAQLLKKLETFQKDAEKSMVKKTTLASRREELQRKIREVGLLAEEALNSFSNLSSEELLRKLNAVNEDISGLKNVNKKAFENFKKFHEKKLELEDRSKELDESKTSIQNLIVKLKQQKVAAVDSTFENVSRNFTEVFEQLVPRGKAKLVIHRSSDARDDDVDAENDTAMTGDDDGTQTESMYTGVSISVSFNSKKTRQLHVEQLSGGQKTVCAVALILAIQMVDPAPFYLFDEIDAALDKQYRTAVAGIIKALSANAQFICTTFRTDMLQVADKFFRVKYENKISTVVEVDRQEAINFIKGTNKLAEV, from the coding sequence ATGTATATTAGGCGTGTGATCATCAAGGGTTTCAAGACCTACCGTAATGAAACAgtcattgatgatttttctccACATCATAATATCGTTattggttccaatggtTCAGGAAAGTCAAACTTCTTTGCAGCTATAAGGTTTGTGTTAAGTGGTGATTATTCCAATTTGAAACGAGAGGAGAGGCAGGGTCTAATTCATCAGGGTTCTGGTTCTGTGATGAGTGCTTCTGTGGAAATTGTGTTTCATGATCCGGATCACCGTATAATCCTTCCATCGGGTGTAGCACCAAgatcaaatgatgaagttcTTGTCAGAAGAACGGTTGGGCTGAAGAAGGATGATTACCAGTTGAATGATAGGAATGTCACTAAAGGGGATGTGGTTCGAATGCTCGAAAGCGCAGGTTTCTCAATGAATAATCCATACAACATTGTTCCGCAGGGTCGTATTATCGCCTTGACTAACGCTAAGGATAAAGAGCGGCTACAATTATTGGAAGATGTTGTTGGtgcaaaatcttttgaagttaaACTGCGtgcatctttgaagaagatggagCAAACCGAGCAAAAAAGGGCCCAGATAGTGaaggaaatggaagaattgaatgataaaCTAAGTGAAatggaggaagaaagaaaggaGCTAGAAGTCTTCAATAATTTGGAGAGAAATCGTAAAGCTTTTCAGTTTACTTTGTATGACCGTGAATTGAATGATGTCATCAACCAAATCGAGAAAATGGATGATGTATATAACGTAACGCTTCACTCGTCCCACGATTATATTACTGAACTGGACAAACGTGAAGACATGGTTGAACAGATCAacaaaaatttgcaaaatttggAATCATCCATAAAGATTAAAGAAACAGCAGAATTGTCACAAGCCAGAAGTAAACATAACGAGTTGTCGAATGCCATTGCTAATTTGAATGTAAAAATAAGGGACCTTCAGCGACAGGTGGTATCTTACGATGAACAATCCGATCTAAACAGGAAAAATCTGGCGATTATTAACGAGGCCATCGAGGCTAAACAAGCGCAGCTGGCAAAGATCTCGCCCAGATTCGAATCTCTCAGTAAAGAAGAGGTCTCTTACAAATTAGAACTTGCTGGTTTACAAGAAAAGCAAAGAGATCTACTGCTAATGAAAGGAAAATACTCCCATTTTCAGACGGTGGAGGAGAGGAATGAGTGGATTGAAGGGGAGCTGCGAAGTTTGAATGAAACGCTTGCAAACACAACCCATTTGAAGAGTCAAATTGACAATGAAAGAAACGAATTGCATGAGAAGTTGAACGCTACCGAAGAACAAATACAAGAACTGGAAGACTCGGTAAGAGGGCCTGGCGTAGTTGCTGAGATAGAGGATATAGAGAAAAAGGTCAATGATCTCAAAGCGGAATACGTGGAAAAGATAAACGAGAGAAAGGAGCTTTGGAGGTCAGAGCAAAAGCTGCAAACGATCTCAGAAACATTATTGGATACcgtcaaaaattctgagAGAAGTGTTAGTGAAACTATGGCCAAGAGCCTTGCGAACGGAATTGCAAGTGTCAGAGAGATTACTGAGAAATTAAGGCTACCAGAGGGACGCGTCTTTGGGACATTGGGTGAGCTTATTAAAGTTAATGAAAAGTATAAAATGTGTGCCGAGGTTGTTGGTGGTAATTCCTTATTTCACATTGTCGTTGATACGGATGAAACCGCGTCACTCATGATACAGGAGCTTTATCGTATGAGAGGTGGGAGAGTCACCTTCATGCCTTTGAACAGGATTTATAATGATCCAAATATCACCTATCCACCTAATGCACAATCTTCATGCACTccattgatcaagaaaattaaGTTCGACGCTCAATTCGAAAGTGTTGTAAAGAACGTGTTTGGAAAGACGATAGTTGTCAGAGATCTTGCAGCGGGATCCAAAATCGCGAAGCACTATAAGCTTGACGCTATAACACTCGATGGTGACAGAGCTGATAAGAGCGGTCTATTAACTGGAGGTTACCATGAACATCATAAGAAGACAAGATTGGAATCATTGAAGGATCTGAAAAATGCTAGGACCCAGTATAAAAAGACTTCAGATGAGCTTGAACAGATAAGGCAAAAGATACACACAGCGGATGCAGAAATCGATAGCATGAATGGTCAAATTAGGGTAGCTTCCAACAAGAGAGAAACTATTCTCACAAATGTCGATGGCTTCAGGACTAAGCTGAACAACAAACTCAGTGAGAAACTTTTCCTGGAGGAGTCTGCAAAATCCCTTGAGCTAAAACGCGAGAAAGCTGAAACGAGCATCAAAGTCGTCCAAGCAAAGATTGACTCCTATACCTTAGACTTAACATCAGAGTTTGAAACTCAGATTTCGGCTCAGAAGCAAAAAGAACTGAACGATTTGGAAATTACACTCCAGAAAGTCCAGAAAAACCTGAATACTACAACAGAAGCCCTTCAAGGCATAACGACCAAGATCGATTCTCTAACCGCAGAACTCAATTCAAAGTTATTGCCTCAGAAGAGCGAGCTTCAAGCTAGCAAGCATCAGGATGGAGACGTTCTGGTTGCCGACTTGAAAAGCGATTTGGAATTAATGATATCTGACAAACAAGGACTTGAGAAGCAGTTTGAATCGAGCGGCAAGGAAGTTGATGAGCTACAAACGGAGCTCGAAGGCTTGAAAGCAGAGAAGGGCAAGAACGAGTCACTGCTTGAAAAAGCGAACAGTCAACAAGCTCAGCTACTGAAAAAGCTCGAGACTTTTCAGAAGGATGCTGAAAAGTCTATGGTGAAAAAGACAACGTTGGCGTCTAGGCGTGAGGAGCTCCAGCGAAAGATAAGGGAAGTTGGATTACTCGCAGAAGAAGCGTTGAATAGCTTTAGCAACCTGTCCAGTGAAGAGCTGCTGAGAAAGCTCAACGCTGTTAATGAGGATATCTCGGGTCTGAAGAACGTCAACAAGAAAGCTTTCGAAAACTTTAAAAAGTTCCATGAAAAGAAGCTCGAGTTGGAAGATCGTTCCAAAGAGCTTGACGAATCGAAGACATCAATACAAAATTTGATAGTGAAACTAAAACAACAAAAAGTAGCAGCAGTAGATTCAACTTTCGAGAATGTCTCTAGGAATTTTACTGAAGTGTTCGAACAGCTAGTTCCCAGAGGTAAAGCGAAGCTGGTGATACACCGCAGTTCAGACGCAAGAGATGATGACGTTGATGCCGAGAATGACACTGCAATGACgggtgatgatgatggaaCTCAAACTGAGTCAATGTATACTGGGGTCTCGATATCAGTCTCGTTTAACTCGAAAAAAACGAGACAGCTTCATGTCGAACAGCTATCTGGAGGGCAAAAGACAGTTTGCGCTGTGGCCTTGATTTTGGCTATTCAAATGGTGGACCCGGCTCCTTTCTACttatttgatgagataGACGCGGCTTTGGATAAACAGTATCGGACTGCCGTGGCCGGGATTATCAAGGCTCTATCAGCAAATGCTCAGTTCATTTGCACAACTTTTAGAACCGACATGTTACAAGTCGCTGACAAATTCTTCCGAGTCAAATATGAGAATAAAATCTCAACGGTTGTTGAAGTTGACAGACAAGAGGctatcaacttcatcaaggGTACTAATAAATTAGCAGAGGTATAA
- the TDEL0D01630 gene encoding uncharacterized protein (similar to Saccharomyces cerevisiae YBR287W; ancestral locus Anc_1.296), translated as MIATAETFSFGHIAYLVFESVLQVVIIALAGFWSSYAGLLPKNAQKIISAINVDLFTPCLIFSKLARSLSMAKILEIAVIPFFFAITTGISWFSGRLMAKFFRLDKDETNFVVANSIFGNSNSLPVSLTLSLAYTLPGLTWDQIPNDSRDNVASRGILYLLIFQQIGQMLRWSWGYNVLLRWSGENPENMPPSQIAARLEESRASEATSESAVSYTGVGNSLLSSNSWWSKVFDKAAAFVAGVRSYLNPPLYSMIISVIVASIPPVQHELFHKDGFINNTFSEAIIQLGSVSIPLIIIVLGSNLFPSDETFRKTHKHNKLVIGSIVGRMILPSCFLLPIIAVAVKYINVSILDDPIFLVVGFLLTVSPPAIQLTQITQINEFFEAEMASILFWGYAILSLPVSIIVVSAAIYVLQWANPPN; from the coding sequence ATGATAGCTACTGCTGAGACCTTTTCGTTTGGTCATATAGCCTACCTGGTTTTCGAATCAGTTTTACAAGTTGTTATTATTGCATTAGCCGGGTTTTGGAGTTCATACGCCGGTTTACTTCCGAAAAATGCTCAAAAGATAATCTCTGCGATCAatgttgatcttttcacACCATGTCTGATCTTCAGTAAACTTGCGAGGTCATTGTCAATGGCCAAGATTTTGGAAATCGCTGTTATTccatttttctttgcaattaCAACGGGTATTTCGTGGTTCTCTGGGAGATTAATGGCTAAATTCTTCCGTTTGGATAAAGATGAGACTAATTTTGTTGTGGCCAACTCGATCTTTGGTAATAGTAATTCTTTACCTGTTTCTTTGACTCTATCTTTGGCTTATACATTGCCCGGTTTGACTTGGGATCAAATTCCTAATGATAGTAGGGACAATGTAGCTTCAAGAGGTATTTTGTACCtgttgatctttcaacaaattggtcaaatGTTAAGATGGAGTTGGGGTTACAACGTTTTGTTAAGGTGGTCTGGTGAGAATCCTGAAAATATGCCACCTTCGCAAATTGCAGCCCGTTTGGAGGAGTCTAGAGCTAGTGAAGCTACTTCAGAGTCTGCTGTTTCGTACACTGGGGTAGGAAACAGTTTgctttcttccaattcatgGTGGTCCAAAGTTTTCGATAAAGCTGCGGCCTTTGTCGCTGGTGTGAGAAGTTATTTGAATCCACCTCTTTACTCAATGATTATCTCCGTAATAGTTGCGTCGATCCCACCGGTTCAACACGAACTTTTCCACAAGGATGGGTTTATCAATAACACCTTTTCGGAGGCTATCATCCAATTGGGGTCTGTGTCTATCCCACTTATCATTATCGTGTTGGGTTCCAATCTATTCCCATCGGATGAAACTTTCAGAAAAACACACAAGCATAATAAACTAGTCATTGGATCTATTGTCGGTCGTATGATCCTACCGTCATGTTTCCTACTGCCCATAATCGCTGTCGCTGTCAAATACATTAACGTCAGTATCCTAGATGATCCGATCTTCTTAGTGGTCGGTTTCCTGTTGACCGTTTCCCCGCCAGCTATTCAATTGACTCAGATTACTCAAATCAATGAGTTTTTCGAAGCTGAAATGGCAAGCATTCTGTTCTGGGGTTACGCCATTTTGAGTTTGCCCGTCAGTATTATCGTAGTTTCCGCTGCGATTTACGTTTTACAATGGGCCAACCCACCTAATTGA
- the JEM1 gene encoding Jem1p (similar to Saccharomyces cerevisiae JEM1 (YJL073W); ancestral locus Anc_1.297): MKLRLLYICCGWLVKALAHDCDLERFESLSKSLKYDPASLNSCQQIIAQLEDCSDLNPKSRQRLLNQLSYRAGIIQLSLNQDLNAIASFERVNGTEDSFSHLSQKRVGTLYAEFGMWDKVDTENEIRQEFQAINKSVHSKWDANHDVAQIEPELQHLLRLSPYSLETRNFYLETLLVKLANSMDVSTAHETIKTNEIVLDKYSSRISLEKRIQMHYTSAIIQTFILNTEPTHLRKCLALDMNFEPCRRLTLLHNRLKKVNPARPQILDPEVYVTGGRNGADWQRIVQFYLRDKKPCAKLPLGYKFENNYKLVLRVAQMSLEELFTTQGSTSRFVTDFHKFIDVMLCQAATESPSTKSMTQQFCKLSFEEIIPADTRKEIHRLSTTNQKGLEAILTNIWNSYPHLAVYVTQTILSESKNPPSAIQDELHKFFNENHLAKSANKLIQNQYNTISNMIRERQRKHQQQQQWNFQQQQKQQQYYRQPPPPNTPRTDRDYYKILGLPKTATSKDIRRAYLDFTKKYHPDKQGQLSEKEESKIHEKMSQINEAYETLSDDTRRKEYDQARSSGSRSGPMNPNMFRHANAREGQGSSHFGNNFKMNFGFGY; the protein is encoded by the coding sequence ATGAAGCTCCGTCTTCTGTACATCTGCTGTGGTTGGCTGGTAAAAGCTCTAGCCCATGACTGTGACTTGGAGCGGTTCGAATCGCTATCTAAGAGTCTCAAATATGACCCTGCATCACTCAATAGTTGCCAGCAGATAATAGCTCAATTGGAAGATTGCAGTGATTTAAACCCTAAATCTAGACAAAGACTTCTTAATCAATTGTCATATAGGGCTGGCATTAttcaactttctttgaatcagGATTTAAATGCCATAGCTTCGTTTGAGCGTGTCAATGGCACTGAAGACTCCTTCAGTCATCTATCCCAAAAGAGGGTTGGAACATTGTATGCCGAATTTGGGATGTGGGACAAAGTCGATACTGAGAACGAAATACGGCAGGAGTTCCAGGCCATCAACAAGTCGGTTCATTCGAAATGGGACGCGAACCACGATGTTGCACAGATTGAACCTGAGTTACAACATTTACTTCGACTATCTCCCTATAGTCTTGAGACTAGGAATTTTTATCTCGAAACTTTACTTGTGAAACTTGCAAACAGTATGGATGTCTCCACGGCCCATGAGACCATAAAGACTAATGAAATAGTACTAGACAAGTACAGCTCTAGGATCTCTTTGGAGAAGAGAATACAAATGCATTACACTTCGGCAATAATCCAAACATTTATTCTCAATACGGAGCCTACACACTTGCGAAAGTGTCTAGCTCTAGACATGAATTTCGAACCATGCCGAAGGTTAACTCTTCTGCACAACaggttgaagaaggttAATCCAGCTCGCCCACAGATACTAGATCCAGAAGTATATGTGACTggaggaagaaatggtGCTGACTGGCAAAGAATCGTGCAGTTCTACCTAAGAGATAAGAAACCTTGTGCCAAATTGCCTTTGGGCTACAAATTCGAGAACAATTATAAGCTCGTATTGCGTGTAGCACAGATGTCATTAGAAGAACTATTTACCACCCAAGGGTCCACCAGTCGCTTCGTTACCGATTTCCACAAGTTTATCGATGTTATGCTATGTCAGGCCGCCACTGAATCACCCTCAACAAAATCGATGACCCAGCAGTTTTGCAAATTATCATTCGAAGAAATCATACCAGCTGACACTAGGAAAGAGATCCACAGATTGAGCACGACTAACCAAAAAGGTCTCGAAGCTATCTTGACAAACATCTGGAATTCATACCCACACCTTGCCGTTTATGTGACTCAAACTATTCTCAGTGAGTCCAAAAATCCTCCCAGTGCGATCCAAGACGAGTTGCACAAGTTCTTCAACGAGAACCACCTGGCAAAGTCTGCCAACAAATTGATTCAAAACCAGTACAATACAATCAGTAACATGATAAGGGAAAGGCAACGGAAAcatcagcagcagcagcaatgGAActtccaacaacaacaaaaacaacaacaatatTATAGACAACCTCCGCCACCAAACACCCCACGTACTGATAGGGATTACTATAAAATTCTGGGATTACCAAAGACTGCGACATCCAAAGATATCAGAAGAGCGTACCTTGATTTCACCAAGAAATACCATCCTGATAAACAAGGACAACTATCTGAAAAAGAGGAGAGCAAGATTCATGAAAAGATGTCGCAGATCAACGAAGCTTACGAAACTTTGAGTGATGACACCAGACGTAAAGAATACGACCAGGCCAGGTCAAGTGGATCAAGAAGCGGCCCAATGAACCCTAATATGTTCAGACACGCAAACGCAAGAGAAGGCCAAGGCTCGTCACACTTTGGTAATAATTTTAAAATGAATTTTGGATTTGGTTATTGA
- the APE3 gene encoding aminopeptidase Y (similar to Saccharomyces cerevisiae APE3 (YBR286W); ancestral locus Anc_1.298), whose product MKLSLSTAIAAVTVAGRVGSAFVLPEFFQEAFVPVETDEQQFWQFLQEDDESDFVSSLIPKPHVPYFLKPMVESEKLQDKIELDDLNETAHDILRIANASTRQYGHPTRVIGSPGHWKTIRYILKQFDDMRDYYDVSVQAFSALSGKINSFNLSDAKTGETFPNTTAFSLSPPVKPFVGELVQIPNLGCDPADFESVTPKPPHERQKRKIALIERGSCSFGNKSELAGKFGYHAVVIFDNDAKSNDGLRGTLGSVSKHSVSTIGVTHATGKELIKRIFLNSHYSLQFDMDSFVKRIKTKNIIADTKHGDEDNIVALGAHSDSVEEGPGLNDDGSGTISLLNVAKQLTHFKINNKVRFAWWSAEEEGLLGSTHYANNLTRDENLKIRLFMDYDMMASPNYEYEIYDANDKDDPKGSEELKNLYIEYYKSKNLTYTLVPFDGRSDYVGFIENGIPAGGIATGAEKKNVKNGKVLDKCYHSLCDDIDNLAWDAFMVNTQLIAHSVATYGYSLEGFPERNNATVETMDLNGEPRFKYRADYLIV is encoded by the coding sequence ATGAAGCTTTCTTTAAGTACAGCTATCGCTGCTGTAACAGTCGCTGGCAGAGTGGGCTCTGCTTTTGTTTTACCAGAGtttttccaagaagcttTTGTACCAGTGGAAACCGATGAGCAACAGTTCTGGCAGTTTTTGcaagaggatgatgagtCCGATTTTgtttcttcattgattcCAAAGCCTCACGTTCCATactttttgaaaccaaTGGTTGAAAGTGAGAAATTGCAGGACAAGATTGAACTGGATGACTTGAACGAGACGGCACATGATATCTTGAGGATTGCAAACGCTTCTACTAGACAGTATGGTCATCCAACACGTGTGATTGGTTCCCCTGGTCACTGGAAGACTATTCGTTATATCCTAAAGCAGTTCGATGATATGAGAGATTACTATGATGTTTCTGTGCAGGCGTTCAGTGCTCTTTCTGGTAAGATCAACTCATTCAACTTGTCTGATGCAAAGACAGGTGAGACTTTCCCAAATACTACAGCTTTTTCTCTATCTCCTCCTGTGAAACCATTTGTTGGTGAGTTGGTTCAGATTCCAAATTTGGGTTGTGATCCAGCTGATTTCGAGTCTGTAACCCCAAAGCCACCTCACGAGAGgcaaaagaggaagattgCTCTTATTGAAAGAGGATCCTGTTCTTTCGGTAACAAGAGTGAGTTGGCAGGTAAGTTTGGTTACCATGCAGTGGTTATCTTCGATAACGATGCCAAGTCCAACGACGGTCTGCGTGGTACTTTAGGATCTGTGTCTAAGCACAGTGTCTCTACGATCGGTGTTACTCATGCTACGGGTaaggaattgatcaagCGTATCTTTTTGAACAGCCACTACTCTTTGCAATTTGATATGGACTCCTTTGTCAAGAGGATTAAGACCAAGAACATCATTGCAGACACTAAACACGGTGATGAGGACAATATTGTTGCCCTCGGTGCTCACTCTGACTCTGTCGAAGAAGGGCCCGGTCTAAACGATGATGGGTCTGGTACAATTTCTTTGCTAAACGTTGCCAAGCAATTGACCCATTTCAAGATTAACAACAAGGTTCGTTTCGCCTGGTGGTCTGCCGAAGAAGAGGGTTTGTTGGGATCTACGCATTACGCTAACAACTTGACTAGAGAcgaaaacttgaagatcagATTGTTTATGGACTACGATATGATGGCTTCTCCAAATTACGAGTACGAAATTTATGACGCAAATGATAAGGACGATCCAAAGGGTTCGGAAGAGTTAAAGAACTTGTACATCGAGTACTACAAGTCTAAGAACTTAACCTACACTTTGGTCCCATTTGATGGAAGATCTGACTATGTCGGGTTCATCGAAAATGGTATCCCAGCAGGTGGTATCGCAACCGgtgctgaaaagaagaatgtCAAGAACGGTAAAGTGCTAGACAAGTGCTACCACAGTCTATGTGACGACATTGACAACTTAGCTTGGGATGCATTCATGGTCAacactcaattgatcgCCCACTCCGTGGCCACTTATGGTTACTCTTTGGAAGGATTCCCCGAGAGAAATAACGCCACAGTCGAGACTATGGACTTGAACGGCGAACCAAGATTCAAGTACAGGGCTGACTACTTGATCGTTTAA
- the HAB1 gene encoding Hab1p (similar to Saccharomyces cerevisiae YBR285W; ancestral locus Anc_1.299) produces the protein MSFIARFFSWKQQKGLQTSGTRAVYTHEEDDFVHVSHVKTRESEADDEADVSKWEMARILGHLDVKVQPKVETLGDIKKYRTSRSSNTAAVKEHYVDDRYVIDDPLELDMFDDKLNRVIKRSHRRKTNFPEKSRL, from the coding sequence ATGTCGTTTATCGCAAGATTCTTTAGTTGGAAACAGCAGAAAGGATTGCAGACCAGTGGTACGCGGGCTGTTTATACAcatgaagaggatgattttGTGCACGTTAGTCATGTTAAAACGCGAGAAAGTgaagctgatgatgaggCTGATGTCTCCAAATGGGAAATGGCCCGGATTTTGGGTCATCTTGATGTGAAAGTGCAACCGAAAGTGGAAACACTGGgtgatatcaagaagtaCAGGACCAGCAGGAGCTCAAATACTGCTGCTGTGAAGGAGCACTATGTGGATGATCGATATGTCATCGATGATCCTTTGGAGCTCGATATGTTCGATGACAAGTTGAACCGCGTAATCAAGAGGTCCCATAGGAGAAAGACAAACTTTCCCGAGAAATCAAGGCTTTAG
- the PSF2 gene encoding DNA replication protein PSF2 (similar to Saccharomyces cerevisiae PSF2 (YJL072C); ancestral locus Anc_1.300) yields the protein MSLPEHLQATFSPDEIQFIVENEPIRIFPRITTRQSVRSRHRDQITQAKCTLITSDDHNVNQMVAMQSTELPLWLALLLKQQNKCSIVAPRWLTLQSLDQSISFEKKNSDRFSSLPWNWLVLAQLLFGKAPDDFHDPVHELRSRIQDLREVRQLKVLRGLRELNESHLQLDNLSLLEINELRPFIVGTMDKLRQIHTATNPESQPHAQAQLTQQDLDEPPY from the coding sequence ATGTCGCTCCCAGAGCACTTACAAGCCACATTCTCACCAGATGAGATCCAGTTCATTGTTGAGAATGAACCCATAAGGATTTTCCCTAGAATAACCACTAGACAATCGGTACGTTCAAGACACCGGGATCAGATCACTCAGGCCAAATGTACACTTATTACCAGTGACGATCACAATGTGAACCAGATGGTAGCCATGCAATCCACCGAATTACCTCTGTGGCTCGCGTTGTTGCTTAAACAACAGAACAAGTGTAGTATTGTTGCACCACGATGGCTCACACTCCAGTCGCTGGACCAGAGCATTTCGTTCGAAAAGAAAAACTCCGACAGGTTCAGTTCATTGCCCTGGAACTGGCTTGTTCTAGCACAATTACTCTTTGGCAAAGCTCCAGACGATTTCCATGACCCCGTACACGAACTACGAAGCAGAATCCAAGACCTACGTGAAGTTCGTCAATTAAAAGTACTTCGAGGACTAAGAGAACTTAATGAATCTCATTTACAATTGGACAACCTGTCTCTTTTAGAGATTAATGAATTACGGCCATTTATCGTCGGAACCATGGATAAACTACGCCAGATTCACACAGCAACAAATCCAGAATCCCAGCCACATGCACAAGCCCAATTGACTCAACAGGACCTTGATGAACCTCCTTATTGA